A region of Chitinivibrionales bacterium DNA encodes the following proteins:
- a CDS encoding TetR family transcriptional regulator, translating to MNKPYSDSKGPELPERSGTEQKILDAARAEFVAKGLAGARMQSVADSAGVNKALLYYYFRSKMNLYEAVLQDTMARLWSCLREAVQAYPQTGDIRELIHTIVSLYIRTMQANPDFPHLFLREVADGSRFLPEVVKGIATYFADVPRAILLALERESAQGHVRRIDPLHFIVNVMGMCAASFIVKPMVTQLQGLIPDMAPFDENDYFGTRIRAITEMACDGICIGRKSK from the coding sequence ATGAATAAACCGTATTCTGATTCGAAAGGGCCGGAATTGCCCGAGCGTTCGGGAACCGAGCAGAAGATCCTGGATGCTGCCCGGGCTGAGTTTGTTGCCAAGGGGCTTGCTGGCGCAAGGATGCAATCAGTAGCCGATAGCGCCGGGGTAAATAAAGCGCTTCTTTACTACTACTTTCGCTCTAAAATGAATTTGTATGAAGCTGTTTTGCAGGATACCATGGCACGGTTATGGAGCTGTCTTCGTGAAGCTGTGCAGGCGTATCCCCAGACCGGTGATATACGGGAGCTAATCCATACCATCGTCAGTCTTTATATCCGGACTATGCAGGCAAATCCCGATTTTCCACACCTTTTTCTTCGTGAGGTTGCGGACGGGAGCCGGTTTTTGCCCGAGGTCGTTAAAGGCATAGCAACATACTTTGCCGATGTTCCCCGGGCAATTCTCTTGGCGCTCGAGCGGGAAAGCGCTCAAGGACATGTACGACGGATCGATCCGCTCCATTTTATCGTGAACGTGATGGGGATGTGTGCGGCATCGTTTATTGTCAAACCCATGGTGACGCAGCTTCAGGGACTGATTCCGGACATGGCGCCCTTTGATGAAAACGATTATTTCGGCACCCGCATCCGGGCCATAACCGAAATGGCCTGTGATGGTATCTGTATCGGGAGGAAATCGAAATGA
- a CDS encoding HlyD family efflux transporter periplasmic adaptor subunit — MIGGMVMDVMNLKHSGGIVIIMTVTMLLFAGCSRTQDKDFLGSAVVDVRTYQASATVQGQLISVLKNEGDDARKGDLLALIDTVPSVLKLREIEARRRQLKLEIASRSADITAVKSEVSGLKRELDRISDLAKKGSVPMQQKDKLETQYATAQAKLESAQRALSAASAKLEVLQTKKEQVEDQLRRCTVLSPVEGTILIRFKNQGEIAAPGLPLYEIAAYDTAQVDFFVPQPVLSQISVGRTVRIRIDRPENQDAFFVPARITWIADEAEFSPKNIQTRQARNELVFQVRAQAANTDRVLKRGLPVEVWRGEME, encoded by the coding sequence ATGATCGGAGGAATGGTAATGGATGTAATGAATTTGAAACATTCCGGTGGCATAGTCATTATCATGACAGTGACGATGCTCCTGTTTGCCGGATGTTCGCGGACGCAGGATAAAGACTTTCTCGGTTCTGCGGTTGTTGATGTCAGAACATATCAGGCTAGTGCGACAGTACAGGGTCAGCTTATATCGGTTTTAAAAAATGAAGGCGATGACGCTCGTAAAGGGGACCTGCTTGCCCTTATCGATACGGTCCCCTCTGTGCTGAAACTTCGTGAAATCGAAGCCCGCCGACGGCAACTCAAACTTGAAATTGCCTCCCGGAGCGCTGATATCACTGCGGTAAAATCTGAAGTATCGGGGCTGAAACGGGAGCTTGACCGGATATCTGATCTTGCGAAAAAAGGATCGGTCCCCATGCAGCAGAAAGACAAGCTCGAAACGCAGTATGCCACAGCACAGGCAAAGCTCGAATCTGCACAACGGGCTCTGAGCGCAGCATCGGCCAAACTCGAAGTACTTCAAACCAAGAAAGAACAGGTCGAGGATCAGCTCCGCAGGTGCACAGTCCTTTCTCCCGTGGAGGGTACCATTCTAATCCGTTTCAAGAATCAGGGGGAAATCGCCGCTCCCGGCCTTCCGTTATATGAAATCGCTGCGTACGATACCGCGCAAGTAGATTTTTTCGTTCCCCAGCCGGTACTCTCGCAAATATCGGTGGGACGGACCGTTCGGATAAGAATTGATCGCCCCGAAAACCAAGATGCGTTTTTTGTCCCTGCACGAATCACCTGGATTGCCGATGAAGCCGAATTTTCTCCTAAAAATATCCAGACCCGTCAGGCGCGAAATGAGCTTGTCTTTCAGGTACGCGCTCAGGCGGCAAATACCGACCGTGTTCTGAAACGCGGATTGCCGGTGGAAGTATGGAGAGGGGAAATGGAGTAA
- a CDS encoding aldehyde dehydrogenase family protein: protein MAKEFMNYINGEWTGSSNGKMFEQRNPANLDEITGNWPASTSEDAASAIKAAGEAFEKWSTLTVYKRAEYLKNAIENMKKRRDEIAEVLTSENGKTLSESKAEIDSAIKEATFQISEGVRMCGQVHPVAHEGVFAYEIRRPLGVVSVILPWNFPFNVPARKCVPALIAGNTCVLKPASLTPQAGAKFVELFDDAAIPAGVINFVSGGGSTVGNEMISNPLIKAISFTGSTEVGCSIHRKAAEIMARTQLEMGGKNPVVVLDDADLDEAAESAVKAAFACAGQWCASTSRAIVIRSAASELTKRIVEKTREIVVGDGRDEKTTMGPVCGKDQAATITKYIEIGKQEGAKLEIGGNRLTKGDLANGCFIEPTVFSHVKPDMTIAKEEIFGPVLSIIEVDDFDEALTVANGTGFGLTSSVYTKDLGKAMQFLEKIDTGLTHVNMMTAYKEPQFSFGGVKNSGHGVPEAGQSGIQFFTEHKVAYIKYR, encoded by the coding sequence ATGGCGAAAGAATTTATGAACTACATTAATGGTGAATGGACCGGCTCATCGAATGGTAAGATGTTTGAACAGCGAAATCCCGCTAATCTCGATGAGATTACCGGTAACTGGCCAGCGTCAACCAGTGAAGACGCTGCAAGTGCAATCAAAGCTGCCGGTGAAGCATTCGAAAAATGGAGCACTTTGACCGTCTATAAAAGGGCTGAGTACCTGAAAAACGCTATTGAGAATATGAAAAAACGACGGGATGAAATTGCGGAGGTGTTGACCTCGGAAAACGGAAAAACCCTCTCTGAATCCAAAGCTGAAATCGATTCGGCGATTAAAGAAGCGACTTTTCAGATTTCCGAGGGGGTCAGGATGTGCGGACAGGTTCATCCGGTAGCTCATGAGGGTGTCTTTGCCTACGAAATTCGCCGTCCCCTCGGCGTTGTGAGTGTTATCCTTCCCTGGAATTTTCCATTCAATGTTCCTGCCCGGAAATGCGTGCCCGCGCTTATTGCAGGCAATACCTGTGTTCTCAAACCGGCCAGTTTGACCCCGCAGGCCGGCGCAAAATTTGTCGAGCTTTTTGACGATGCGGCAATTCCTGCCGGGGTAATCAACTTTGTCAGCGGTGGCGGATCAACCGTCGGAAACGAGATGATAAGCAATCCATTAATTAAGGCGATCTCCTTTACAGGTTCTACCGAAGTCGGATGTTCGATTCACCGGAAAGCCGCAGAGATCATGGCTCGAACTCAGCTTGAAATGGGAGGAAAAAATCCTGTTGTGGTGCTCGATGATGCCGATCTGGATGAAGCCGCCGAATCGGCGGTAAAGGCCGCCTTTGCCTGTGCCGGGCAATGGTGCGCATCGACCAGCAGAGCCATTGTGATACGGTCGGCGGCCAGTGAGTTGACAAAAAGGATTGTTGAAAAGACAAGGGAAATTGTTGTCGGCGATGGCCGTGATGAAAAAACCACCATGGGACCTGTCTGCGGCAAAGATCAGGCGGCAACAATTACGAAATATATCGAAATCGGCAAACAGGAAGGCGCTAAACTCGAGATCGGCGGGAATCGCTTAACCAAAGGCGATCTGGCAAATGGATGCTTTATCGAGCCGACTGTGTTTTCCCATGTTAAACCCGATATGACTATTGCGAAAGAAGAAATATTCGGTCCGGTGCTCAGTATTATCGAAGTCGATGATTTTGATGAAGCTCTCACGGTTGCCAACGGGACCGGTTTCGGCCTGACATCATCGGTGTACACAAAGGATCTCGGCAAAGCGATGCAATTTCTGGAAAAAATCGACACCGGTCTGACCCATGTGAATATGATGACCGCGTACAAAGAGCCGCAATTCAGCTTTGGCGGTGTGAAAAATTCAGGACACGGGGTTCCGGAAGCCGGTCAGTCGGGGATACAGTTTTTCACCGAGCACAAGGTTGCGTATATTAAGTATCGATAG
- a CDS encoding ABC transporter permease subunit yields the protein MRYIRLIVWKEFSHIKADPLMMRLIVLPVLVQLFVIGYALTTEVKNTPVAVLDWSGTPRSRSLIDHIRRHYLFEYYGQADDKEELVTMIDDGTIKIGLVIPHTFGQSPGLHNDVSVQMLIDGQDANSSSVASGYLREILSGWNGSQMKERAAGRGGSIREIIPVRGGTTVLFNPMLLSSWYMIPGLVVLLVTIVTSLLTGFSIVKEKERGTFEQLLVTPVGTIHILIGKIIPFLLIGLAEIVLFLIIAILWFGIPFRGSFAALFGYAVIYMISSLGIGILTSTLARTSQQVLFSIWFILIFFILMGGFFIPVENMPGWVQMLTVINPVRYFIHIVRDIFLKGAGFVELWREGLSMLAIGMAVFTTSVLAFSRKAK from the coding sequence GTGAGATATATACGATTGATTGTCTGGAAAGAATTTTCTCATATCAAAGCCGACCCGCTCATGATGCGGCTGATTGTATTGCCGGTCCTTGTGCAATTATTTGTTATCGGCTATGCCTTAACTACCGAGGTTAAAAACACTCCTGTTGCCGTTCTCGACTGGAGCGGAACACCTCGAAGCCGGTCACTTATCGATCACATTCGCAGACATTACCTTTTTGAATATTACGGACAAGCCGATGATAAAGAAGAGCTTGTTACGATGATCGATGACGGCACTATTAAAATCGGCCTGGTTATCCCGCATACGTTCGGGCAATCTCCCGGGCTGCACAACGATGTATCGGTGCAGATGCTTATTGACGGGCAGGATGCTAATTCATCATCGGTCGCCTCCGGCTATCTGCGGGAAATACTCTCCGGTTGGAATGGTTCACAAATGAAAGAACGGGCGGCCGGCCGGGGAGGAAGTATTCGGGAGATAATTCCTGTGCGGGGAGGGACAACGGTTCTGTTCAATCCCATGCTCCTTTCATCGTGGTACATGATCCCGGGACTGGTCGTTCTTCTGGTGACAATCGTTACGTCGCTGCTGACCGGCTTTTCTATAGTCAAGGAGAAAGAACGGGGGACTTTCGAACAGCTGCTGGTAACACCAGTGGGCACGATTCATATACTTATTGGAAAAATTATCCCCTTTCTTCTTATCGGACTGGCCGAAATCGTACTCTTTCTGATAATTGCCATACTCTGGTTCGGCATACCATTCCGGGGTAGTTTCGCAGCGCTTTTCGGCTATGCTGTTATCTACATGATTTCCTCGCTGGGAATCGGTATCCTCACTTCCACGCTGGCCCGGACCTCTCAGCAGGTTTTGTTTTCCATATGGTTTATCCTGATCTTTTTCATTCTTATGGGCGGATTTTTTATTCCTGTCGAGAATATGCCCGGGTGGGTGCAGATGCTCACGGTTATTAATCCGGTACGGTATTTTATTCATATAGTCCGTGACATATTTCTCAAAGGCGCCGGTTTTGTGGAGTTATGGCGTGAAGGGCTTTCGATGCTTGCGATCGGTATGGCGGTATTTACGACATCTGTACTGGCTTTCAGCAGGAAAGCAAAATAA
- a CDS encoding ATP-binding cassette domain-containing protein — translation MNPIEVHKLTRVFGNQIAVDHISFDVKRGEIFGFLGANGAGKTTAIRMLCGLLQPSEGKGSVAGFDIVRQASAIRSRIGYMSQKFSLYTDLSVEENMRLFGSLYGLKKDALQQRISTMASFLGLEHMLGSTTGSLPWGWQQRLSLACANLHEPDVLFLDEPTGSVDPVSRRNFWDLIHELARKGRTIFVTTHHMDEAENCGRISIMVDGKIAAMGSPQQLKTHYGGNELQDAFIAVVSGEGRHSNEK, via the coding sequence ATGAATCCCATCGAGGTACACAAGCTGACACGAGTGTTCGGTAATCAGATTGCGGTGGACCATATCTCTTTCGATGTTAAAAGGGGGGAGATTTTCGGTTTTCTCGGAGCGAACGGGGCAGGAAAAACGACCGCCATACGCATGCTCTGCGGTTTGCTGCAGCCAAGCGAAGGAAAGGGTTCGGTTGCCGGGTTTGATATTGTACGACAGGCATCGGCTATCCGTTCGAGAATCGGCTATATGTCCCAAAAATTCAGCCTCTATACCGACCTGAGCGTTGAAGAGAACATGCGGCTTTTCGGTTCCCTGTACGGCTTGAAAAAGGACGCTTTACAACAGCGAATCAGCACGATGGCGTCGTTTCTGGGCCTGGAACATATGCTCGGTTCCACCACCGGCAGTCTTCCCTGGGGATGGCAGCAGCGGTTGAGCCTGGCATGCGCCAACCTTCATGAGCCCGATGTTCTGTTTCTGGATGAACCCACCGGTTCGGTCGACCCGGTGAGCAGGAGGAATTTCTGGGATCTTATCCATGAGCTTGCCCGGAAGGGAAGGACCATCTTTGTTACGACACATCACATGGATGAAGCCGAAAATTGCGGGCGGATATCGATTATGGTCGATGGAAAAATTGCTGCAATGGGAAGTCCGCAGCAATTGAAAACACACTACGGCGGCAATGAACTTCAGGACGCATTCATTGCCGTGGTATCGGGAGAAGGCCGACACAGCAATGAAAAGTGA
- a CDS encoding ATP-binding cassette domain-containing protein has protein sequence MNALEINDLSKNYSGERALDGISFTVDEGALFGIIGPDGAGKTTLMRILATLINPDSGTAHVLSHTTTGEHRPIREKIGYMPQRFSLYEDLSVRENMLFFADIFGVTGKERDASIDRLLEFSRLGPFQDRRAGALSGGMKQKLALSCALIHTPSLLILDEPTTGVDPVSRKQFWSILRKLQRDGISILISTPYMDEAEYCSHLILMHRGKILRQGAPERLKEEYPLQLFRITAQGENLHFPQSEKPPAGLQLLYPSRGALHAATEQEGMESEQVLESVKSFIPQAQVCRPVEPRIEDIFFYTLASGDTQ, from the coding sequence ATGAATGCCCTCGAAATAAATGACCTTTCCAAAAATTATAGCGGAGAGCGTGCGCTTGATGGTATCTCCTTTACTGTCGATGAGGGTGCATTGTTTGGTATTATCGGTCCTGATGGTGCGGGAAAAACAACACTCATGCGGATTCTGGCAACACTTATCAATCCCGATAGCGGTACTGCTCATGTTTTATCACATACTACCACGGGCGAACACCGTCCGATCCGGGAGAAGATCGGTTATATGCCGCAACGATTTTCGCTCTATGAAGATTTGAGTGTACGGGAAAACATGCTCTTTTTTGCCGATATTTTCGGGGTAACGGGGAAAGAGCGGGATGCAAGCATCGACCGGTTGCTTGAGTTTTCCCGTCTGGGGCCTTTTCAGGACCGGCGGGCAGGAGCGCTTTCGGGCGGGATGAAACAGAAACTCGCACTCTCCTGCGCTTTAATCCATACCCCTTCACTTCTGATACTGGATGAACCTACCACCGGTGTCGATCCGGTGTCGAGAAAACAATTCTGGTCGATTTTGCGGAAGTTGCAGCGGGATGGTATCAGCATACTCATTTCTACGCCATACATGGATGAAGCCGAATATTGCAGCCATCTTATTCTGATGCACCGGGGAAAAATCCTCCGTCAGGGGGCTCCCGAACGACTCAAAGAAGAATATCCTTTACAGCTTTTCCGGATAACGGCTCAGGGGGAAAATCTTCATTTCCCGCAGAGTGAAAAACCACCCGCCGGCTTGCAGCTGCTCTATCCTTCACGGGGAGCGCTCCATGCCGCAACGGAGCAAGAAGGCATGGAATCGGAACAGGTGCTTGAATCTGTCAAGAGTTTTATTCCACAGGCACAGGTGTGCCGACCGGTTGAGCCGCGAATAGAGGATATCTTTTTCTATACCCTTGCCTCGGGAGACACGCAATGA
- a CDS encoding ABC transporter permease subunit: MNFRTHSLPWYREKADTAMKSDNKPNSRLSKTGNRLKAVVLKESRHILRDRQTLAIIIAMPVMMMFLYGYALTLDLNNAAVIVEAPLQSRAATSLVRSIDAGTMFSVEAVVHAAKDPVALMRKYNAKALLRIPPDFERDLRNKGTTPEINVLIDGSDQNTGTIIRNVMEPMIMNAVIDYLKTDIPPSLVIDSQILYNPRQKSSLFFIPGLMAIILIMISALLTSLTITREKETGTMEQLLVSPLRSWEIIAGKISPYIVLAAADGVLIMLVGRLFFGVGISGSTALLAFVSIVYIITSLALGLIFSSVAKNQQQAMLMVLPATMLPTIVLSGFIFPIRSMPLPLQILTQIIPATHYLTVIRGIILKGVGLVALWQPFGYLVLTGAIFLVISVKIFKVKL, encoded by the coding sequence ATGAACTTCAGGACGCATTCATTGCCGTGGTATCGGGAGAAGGCCGACACAGCAATGAAAAGTGACAATAAACCGAATTCCAGATTGAGCAAAACAGGAAACAGGCTGAAAGCCGTTGTTCTCAAAGAATCCCGTCATATTCTCAGGGACCGTCAGACCCTCGCAATTATTATCGCCATGCCGGTTATGATGATGTTTCTTTACGGGTATGCACTGACACTCGACTTGAATAATGCCGCGGTTATTGTCGAAGCGCCTTTGCAATCCCGTGCCGCGACATCGCTGGTCCGGAGCATTGATGCCGGCACAATGTTTTCTGTAGAAGCGGTCGTTCATGCAGCAAAAGATCCTGTTGCGCTCATGCGAAAATATAATGCAAAGGCACTGCTCAGAATTCCGCCGGATTTCGAGCGGGACCTTCGGAACAAAGGTACAACCCCGGAGATCAATGTGCTTATCGATGGTTCCGATCAGAATACCGGAACCATTATCCGCAACGTTATGGAACCGATGATCATGAATGCTGTTATAGATTATCTTAAAACCGATATTCCTCCGTCTCTCGTTATCGATTCACAAATTCTTTACAACCCACGACAGAAAAGCTCGCTCTTTTTTATCCCCGGTCTTATGGCGATTATCCTGATCATGATTTCAGCTCTGCTGACCTCTCTGACAATAACCAGAGAAAAGGAGACCGGGACAATGGAGCAGCTTCTGGTCTCACCGCTCCGTTCGTGGGAGATAATCGCGGGGAAAATTTCGCCGTACATAGTGCTGGCGGCCGCGGATGGTGTTCTTATCATGCTTGTGGGACGGCTGTTTTTCGGCGTTGGTATCAGCGGCAGCACGGCACTTCTTGCCTTTGTCAGCATCGTTTATATCATAACCTCACTTGCACTGGGACTCATATTCAGCTCGGTTGCCAAAAACCAGCAGCAGGCAATGCTCATGGTCCTTCCGGCTACCATGCTTCCCACTATCGTTCTTTCCGGGTTCATTTTTCCGATACGAAGCATGCCGCTTCCATTGCAAATCCTGACTCAAATCATCCCGGCAACCCATTATCTGACGGTTATCCGGGGTATCATTCTCAAAGGCGTGGGGCTCGTGGCTCTCTGGCAGCCCTTTGGGTATCTTGTTTTGACAGGTGCAATATTTCTTGTAATTTCCGTAAAAATATTCAAGGTGAAACTGTGA
- a CDS encoding sulfatase-like hydrolase/transferase, producing the protein MTAIKRRDFLSLCGASAATFSTASSTFANFVSRKQSDQPNILWITTEDINPYLGCYGDPAADTPFLDSLAAEGAIFTNVYSTSGVCAPSRNAVFTGMYPTSLGFDYMRGKAYPADILKHYPYYLNEAGYFVTNAGKEDWQWSPPGPLWNEEGDHSWRNSSSGEPFFHVHNYMTTHESRVLQWSDKQARTDIPLPPYYPDTDKVRKSMDAIYTKVTEVDQQIKEYCDQLNAGRSTAVISDLCPKRSSLYWNGKPPSIDGRLRTPPVAGILLNHGSMPGNYRKPAQPA; encoded by the coding sequence ATGACTGCAATAAAACGTCGGGATTTTCTCTCGTTGTGCGGCGCGAGTGCGGCAACTTTTTCAACAGCTTCGTCGACCTTTGCCAATTTTGTTTCCCGGAAGCAGAGCGATCAACCCAATATTTTGTGGATTACCACCGAAGATATCAATCCTTATCTGGGATGTTACGGGGATCCTGCGGCCGACACTCCTTTTCTGGATTCTCTTGCGGCAGAGGGGGCGATTTTCACCAATGTGTATTCGACATCCGGCGTGTGTGCTCCTAGTCGTAATGCGGTTTTTACCGGTATGTATCCGACCTCGCTTGGGTTCGATTATATGCGGGGCAAGGCCTATCCTGCGGATATTTTAAAGCATTACCCTTACTATCTGAATGAGGCCGGTTATTTCGTTACCAATGCAGGCAAAGAAGACTGGCAGTGGAGTCCTCCTGGGCCATTATGGAATGAGGAAGGTGATCATTCATGGCGAAACAGTTCTTCAGGGGAGCCCTTTTTCCATGTTCATAATTATATGACTACTCACGAAAGCAGAGTGTTGCAATGGAGTGATAAACAGGCGCGTACCGATATTCCGCTTCCCCCATATTATCCCGATACCGATAAGGTTCGCAAGAGTATGGATGCTATTTACACCAAGGTTACCGAAGTAGACCAGCAGATCAAGGAGTATTGCGATCAGTTGAACGCTGGCAGATCGACAGCCGTGATATCGGATTTATGCCCGAAGCGGAGCAGTTTATACTGGAACGGGAAGCCCCCGAGCATCGATGGAAGATTACGCACCCCGCCAGTGGCGGGAATCCTGTTGAATCATGGCTCGATGCCTGGAAATTATCGGAAACCGGCTCAGCCGGCATGA
- a CDS encoding STAS domain-containing protein: MAVELSSTPFDNYTLCTLNGEITVAEIPSLTPQLSRQLTIEPPQDLIIDLSNITHIDSSAIRLLTNVKKRLEKVDKTLFLLNPSEQVTRVLVKLGLDQSFSIISALDDLRKELTRNRFERYLPFVHNENGLRRLSLACAVCGSQNIAGYLIEPSAYIWRWEEGDPFPTSYAKKDKKPFNVFGLLPIVCNDCGMSSIDLSHFHAAEKDRIEIHAGLIDEIKSILAKSIKQRKRLVEPVQEDTSELFVFPRSKEGCYLAYELARICSRSMAFDKKVGIHFTIGYTTFLTIQFADPSLKDDLINDCRTWFTHVLNDKESYNSLHLAISYFILMNVALHIKKPKEAIAAYNQFTEMMNSLPPETGELDIESPHFWYKQAKNIWHIEIKSRSSEMRL, encoded by the coding sequence ATTGCGGTGGAGTTATCTTCAACCCCATTTGACAACTATACACTGTGCACATTGAATGGCGAAATTACCGTTGCCGAAATCCCTTCACTGACACCACAGTTATCCAGGCAACTTACAATAGAACCCCCTCAAGACCTGATCATAGACCTCTCGAATATCACCCATATTGATTCAAGCGCAATCCGGCTTTTGACCAATGTAAAAAAGCGCCTGGAAAAAGTCGATAAAACACTGTTCCTCCTCAATCCATCAGAGCAGGTTACCAGGGTCCTTGTCAAACTCGGGCTTGATCAGTCATTCTCCATAATTTCGGCCCTTGATGACCTGAGGAAAGAATTGACACGCAACAGATTCGAACGATATCTTCCCTTTGTCCACAACGAGAACGGCCTTCGACGGCTCTCCCTGGCCTGTGCGGTATGCGGTTCCCAAAATATTGCAGGATACCTGATTGAGCCATCCGCATATATCTGGCGGTGGGAAGAAGGGGATCCATTCCCGACAAGTTACGCAAAAAAAGATAAAAAACCATTTAATGTTTTTGGACTTCTCCCAATTGTCTGTAATGATTGTGGTATGAGTTCTATCGATCTCTCCCACTTTCATGCCGCCGAAAAAGACAGAATTGAGATTCATGCCGGGCTTATCGATGAGATAAAATCGATTCTTGCGAAGTCGATTAAACAAAGAAAAAGACTGGTGGAACCGGTGCAGGAAGATACGTCGGAATTATTTGTATTTCCCCGAAGCAAGGAGGGGTGCTATCTTGCCTACGAACTGGCGCGGATCTGTTCACGCAGCATGGCCTTTGATAAAAAGGTGGGGATACACTTTACAATAGGATACACGACCTTTCTCACGATTCAATTTGCCGACCCGTCACTCAAAGATGATCTTATCAACGATTGCCGGACCTGGTTTACCCATGTCCTCAATGATAAAGAATCCTACAATTCGCTTCATTTAGCGATATCCTATTTTATCCTTATGAATGTTGCGTTACATATCAAAAAGCCCAAGGAAGCTATTGCGGCTTACAATCAGTTTACCGAAATGATGAATTCTCTTCCTCCTGAAACCGGCGAGCTGGATATTGAAAGCCCCCATTTCTGGTACAAACAGGCAAAAAACATCTGGCATATCGAAATAAAATCGCGATCGAGTGAGATGAGATTATAA
- a CDS encoding tetratricopeptide repeat protein, producing the protein MPKKKAKLEATGRVLETLCDSVINFTQPFEDVKELIEEKAYEESEGSNATQPINQLERLVAFYESIENKNEEICSDLAQIYSLIGELLQYSGRYSESICWFQKAVVVDDRNSEFYAGLALSYEKLGDTDRAVRSLEQEIRLEPGDYSPYLHLADIYDRLEDYEKSSHCLEKLLERDPDNIQALHKLICYHQAHLPNANVEFLRRRLLSCHKDLAKTDLIIWTFHICYERKYDHAIRILSSKEFEQPANSMINLLRAYIYHEQEKKQEKEAELQKFASKNRHKQKAMQIKYNQFETVFGELALGKVKNGK; encoded by the coding sequence ATGCCGAAAAAGAAGGCGAAGCTCGAAGCTACGGGCAGAGTGTTGGAAACACTATGCGACAGCGTAATCAATTTCACTCAGCCCTTTGAGGATGTAAAAGAGCTGATTGAGGAAAAGGCATATGAAGAGAGTGAGGGGAGCAACGCTACTCAACCGATCAATCAATTGGAACGTCTCGTTGCATTTTACGAGAGTATTGAAAATAAAAACGAAGAGATCTGCAGTGATTTGGCCCAGATATATTCCTTAATCGGAGAGTTGCTTCAATATTCCGGGCGATATTCTGAGAGCATTTGCTGGTTTCAGAAAGCGGTTGTTGTAGATGATCGTAATTCGGAGTTCTATGCCGGACTTGCGCTTTCATATGAGAAACTTGGTGATACCGACCGGGCGGTTCGCAGCCTGGAACAGGAAATCCGGCTTGAACCGGGCGATTATTCGCCCTATCTCCATCTTGCAGACATTTATGATCGCCTGGAAGACTATGAAAAGTCGAGTCATTGTCTGGAAAAACTACTTGAACGGGACCCTGATAACATTCAGGCACTCCATAAGCTAATTTGTTATCACCAGGCCCACCTTCCTAACGCCAATGTGGAATTTTTGCGGCGCCGTCTGTTATCATGCCATAAGGACCTTGCCAAAACAGATCTGATAATCTGGACGTTTCACATATGCTATGAGCGGAAATATGATCATGCGATCCGCATTTTATCATCCAAGGAATTCGAGCAACCGGCAAATTCGATGATTAATCTTCTTAGAGCCTATATTTATCATGAGCAGGAGAAAAAACAGGAAAAAGAGGCTGAACTTCAAAAATTTGCCAGCAAAAATCGACACAAACAGAAGGCTATGCAGATAAAGTACAATCAATTCGAGACTGTTTTCGGTGAACTTGCCCTGGGAAAAGTTAAAAACGGGAAGTAA